From the Brachyhypopomus gauderio isolate BG-103 chromosome 5, BGAUD_0.2, whole genome shotgun sequence genome, one window contains:
- the LOC143514703 gene encoding uncharacterized protein LOC143514703 yields MFFVRYIAQISVKIKVTSVRTRTLCLVRLPPPSVTERRADLRHPKMQGYTTRPKKALRTSKRHHRSSSSPPRRITPPTREQLMSDPVCALQLTSAQKLEERNPELAELFRQGAVRIWRERHSPPSRTLVPTERSPGEICVADSTPEAEFGEGDSEEEEQDEEEEAYPPSLYDASTVNYGGEEEEDYPPSLDDASTIDYGEEEEESEAEDYLPLPVGPSSVVEEGKEDDDEDYPPSERSAHPADYGEEEEGYEEDDRPLSVRSGVSECTDSDMYSEEEGSPPPSECSVGTVKGRRSSSSGRSGGESMDCSRGGSPEQPMSWSRGSEAEEMEVDAPTVDSGGRSRGEMDVPYDQLGAEFASRAAPGTSASRAAPGGGYAAGASGTPPTAAPVAPVAPGLSPLLALLLARSLAPMSCGLSI; encoded by the coding sequence atgttcttcgtgcgctatatTGCGCAAATCtctgttaaaataaaagtgacgtctgtgagaacaaggactctgtgtctcgtccgtctgccgcctcctagcgtcacagaacgacgagccgacctgAGACACCCGAAGATGCAAGGGTACACCACCCGGCCTAAGAAGGCGTTACGCACCAGCAAGaggcaccaccgctcttcctcctctcccccgcgccgcatAACCCCGCCGACTCGGGAACAGCTAATGTCGGACCCGGTATGCGCCCTCCAGCTGACCTCAGCCCAGAAGCTCGAGGAAAGAAACCCCGAGTTGGCGGAGCTCTTCCGCCAGGGCGCGGTCAggatttggagggagcgacactcccctccatcccgcACCCTCGTGCCGACGGAGAGAAGTCCCGGTGAGATCTGCGTTGCGGACTCAACCCCGGAGGcagagtttggggagggggactccgaggaggaggagcaggacgaagaggaggaggcataCCCTCCTTCGCTGTACGATGCCTCCACCGTAAACTAcggtggggaagaggaggaggactaccccccctcgCTGGACGACGCGTCCACCATTGActatggggaggaggaggaggagtccgaggcagaggactacctccctctgcccgtaggtccctcttccgTCGTAGAGGAGGGGAAGGAGGATGACGACGAGGACTACCCGCCGTCGGAGCGCTCCGCACACCCCGCTGattacggggaggaggaggaggggtatgaggaggacgatcgtcctctgtccgtgcgCTCGGGCGTttccgagtgcacggacagcgacaTGTACTCAGAGGAAGAGGgcagtccgcccccctctgagtgttctgttGGGACGGTAAAGGGGAGGAGGAGTTCATCCTCCGgtcgctccggaggagagagcatggactgctcccggggtggcagcccggagcagcccatgagttggagccggggcagCGAGGCGGAGGAGATGGAAGTGGACGCGCCCACAGTCGACTCCGGAGGGCGGTCGCGAGGCGAGATGGACGTCCCATACGACCAGCTGGGGGCAGAgttcgccagccgcgctgcaccgggcacgtccgccagccgcgctgcgcccggtggagggtatGCAGCAGGGGCAAGCGGAACACCGCCCACTGCAGCGCCTGTAGCACCagtagctcccggtctctctcccctactcgcccttctcctggcgcgcagcctggcgcctatgtcgtgtggtttgtctatttaa